The Streptomyces sp. NBC_00162 genome window below encodes:
- a CDS encoding class III lanthipeptide, whose amino-acid sequence MSVLKLQNLQPVATNNSAAIVSLTSSSSTCCSVKPV is encoded by the coding sequence ATGAGCGTTCTCAAGCTTCAGAACCTGCAGCCCGTGGCGACGAACAACAGCGCTGCCATCGTCAGCCTGACGAGCAGCAGCAGCACCTGCTGTTCCGTCAAGCCGGTCTAA
- the katG gene encoding catalase/peroxidase HPI — MSENHDAIVTDPKAGGGGGCPVAHERAPHPTQGGGNRQWWPERLNLKILAKNPAVANPLGEEFDYAAAFNALDLPAVKRDIAEVLTTSQDWWPADFGNYGPLMIRMAWHSAGTYRISDGRGGAGTGQQRFAPLNSWPDNGNLDKARRLLWPVKQKYGQSISWADLMILTGNVALETMGFKTFGFAGGRPDVWEPDEDVYWGPETTWLDDERYTGDRELENPLGAVQMGLIYVNPEGPNGTPDPIAAARDIRETFRRMAMNDEETVALIAGGHTFGKTHGAGPAESVGDDPEAAPLEAQGLGWANSYRTGKGADAITSGLEVTWTSTPTRWGHEFFRNLFEYEYELTQSPAGANQWVATNAEAIIPDAHDASKKQLPTMLTTDLSLRLDPVYEPISRRFYENPDQFADAFARAWYKLTHRDMGPIVRYLGPEVPSETLLWQDPLPAREGELIGAAEIASLKEQVLGSDLTVAQLVSTAWAAASSFRGSDKRGGANGARIRLEPQRNWEVNNPDELAHVLRTLEGIQGSFNSAGGKQVSLADLIVLAGSAAVEKAAKDGGVDIEVPFTLGRVDAAQEQTDVESFAAIEPASDGFRNYVGKGIRLPAEYLLLDKANLLTVSAPELTVLVGGLRVLGANHAGSKHGVFTDRPGTLSNDFFVNLLDMGTTWKSTSSAQDEFEGRDGSGAVKWTGTRADLVFGSNSELRALAEVYASGDAKQKFVRDFVAAWTKVMNLDRFDLV; from the coding sequence ATGTCTGAGAACCACGACGCAATCGTCACCGACCCCAAGGCCGGGGGCGGAGGCGGCTGCCCGGTTGCACACGAGCGTGCCCCGCACCCGACGCAGGGCGGCGGGAACCGCCAGTGGTGGCCCGAGCGCCTGAATCTGAAGATCCTCGCCAAGAACCCCGCCGTGGCCAACCCCCTCGGTGAGGAGTTCGACTACGCCGCCGCGTTCAACGCCCTCGACCTCCCGGCGGTGAAGCGGGACATCGCCGAGGTGCTCACCACCTCGCAGGACTGGTGGCCGGCCGACTTCGGCAACTACGGCCCGCTCATGATCCGTATGGCCTGGCACAGCGCGGGCACGTACCGCATCAGCGACGGCCGCGGCGGCGCCGGCACCGGCCAGCAGCGCTTCGCCCCCCTGAACTCCTGGCCGGACAACGGCAACCTGGACAAGGCCCGCCGTCTGCTGTGGCCGGTCAAGCAGAAGTACGGCCAGTCCATCTCCTGGGCCGACCTCATGATCCTCACCGGCAACGTCGCCCTGGAGACGATGGGCTTCAAGACCTTCGGCTTCGCCGGCGGCCGCCCCGACGTGTGGGAGCCCGACGAGGACGTGTACTGGGGCCCCGAGACCACCTGGCTCGACGACGAGCGCTACACCGGCGACCGTGAGCTGGAGAACCCGCTCGGCGCGGTCCAGATGGGCCTCATCTACGTCAACCCGGAGGGGCCCAACGGCACTCCGGACCCGATCGCCGCGGCCCGCGACATCCGCGAAACGTTCCGCCGGATGGCGATGAACGACGAGGAGACCGTCGCCCTCATCGCCGGTGGCCACACCTTCGGCAAGACCCACGGCGCGGGCCCGGCCGAGAGCGTAGGCGACGACCCCGAGGCCGCCCCGCTCGAGGCCCAGGGCCTCGGCTGGGCGAATTCGTACCGCACCGGCAAGGGCGCGGACGCGATCACCAGTGGTCTCGAGGTCACCTGGACGAGCACCCCGACCCGGTGGGGCCACGAGTTCTTCAGGAACCTCTTCGAGTACGAGTACGAGCTGACGCAGAGCCCGGCCGGCGCCAACCAGTGGGTGGCGACGAACGCCGAGGCGATCATCCCGGACGCCCACGACGCGTCGAAGAAGCAGCTCCCCACGATGCTCACCACCGACCTGTCGCTGCGCCTCGACCCGGTCTACGAGCCGATCTCGCGGCGGTTCTACGAGAACCCCGACCAGTTCGCGGACGCCTTCGCCCGCGCCTGGTACAAGCTGACGCACCGTGACATGGGCCCGATCGTGCGCTACCTCGGCCCGGAGGTCCCCTCCGAGACGCTGCTGTGGCAGGACCCGCTGCCGGCGCGCGAGGGCGAGCTCATCGGCGCCGCGGAGATCGCCTCCCTCAAGGAGCAGGTCCTCGGCTCGGACCTCACCGTCGCGCAGCTGGTCTCCACGGCCTGGGCCGCCGCCTCCTCCTTCCGCGGCAGCGACAAGCGCGGCGGCGCCAACGGCGCCCGCATCCGCCTGGAGCCGCAGCGCAACTGGGAGGTCAACAACCCGGACGAGCTCGCGCACGTGCTGCGCACGCTCGAGGGCATCCAGGGGTCCTTCAACTCGGCGGGGGGCAAGCAGGTCTCGCTGGCCGACCTGATCGTGCTCGCGGGCTCCGCGGCCGTCGAGAAGGCCGCCAAGGACGGTGGCGTCGACATCGAGGTGCCGTTCACGCTGGGCCGTGTCGACGCCGCGCAGGAGCAGACGGACGTCGAGTCCTTCGCCGCGATCGAGCCGGCCTCCGACGGCTTCCGCAACTACGTCGGCAAGGGCATCCGCCTGCCGGCGGAGTACCTGCTGCTCGACAAGGCGAACCTGCTGACGGTCAGCGCGCCCGAGTTGACGGTGCTCGTCGGTGGTCTGCGCGTCCTGGGCGCCAACCACGCCGGGTCGAAGCACGGCGTCTTCACGGACAGGCCGGGCACGCTGTCCAACGACTTCTTCGTCAACCTGCTCGACATGGGCACGACGTGGAAGTCGACGTCCTCGGCACAGGACGAGTTCGAGGGCCGTGACGGCTCCGGCGCGGTCAAGTGGACCGGCACTCGTGCCGACCTCGTCTTCGGCTCGAACTCGGAGCTGCGCGCGCTCGCGGAGGTCTACGCGAGCGGCGACGCGAAGCAGAAGTTCGTGCGGGACTTCGTCGCCGCGTGGACCAAGGTGATGAACCTGGACCGGTTCGACCTCGTCTGA
- a CDS encoding Fur family transcriptional regulator codes for MSDLLERLRGRGWRMTSQRRVVAEVLDGEHVHLTADEVHARAAERLPEISRATVYNALGELVSLGEVVEVTTDGRAKRYDPNAHHPHQHLVCSACGLIRDVHPTGNPLAGLPAEERFGFTVSGVEVTYRGLCPACA; via the coding sequence ATGAGTGACCTGCTGGAGCGGCTGCGAGGGCGTGGCTGGCGGATGACGTCCCAGCGGCGTGTCGTCGCGGAGGTCCTCGACGGCGAACACGTGCACCTCACGGCCGACGAGGTGCACGCCCGTGCGGCAGAGCGGCTGCCCGAGATCTCCCGGGCAACCGTCTACAACGCCCTGGGCGAGCTGGTCTCCCTCGGTGAGGTCGTGGAGGTCACCACCGACGGCCGCGCGAAGCGGTACGACCCCAACGCGCACCACCCGCACCAGCACCTGGTGTGCTCCGCCTGCGGACTTATCCGCGATGTCCACCCGACCGGCAACCCGCTGGCCGGGCTCCCGGCGGAGGAACGGTTCGGCTTCACGGTGTCCGGGGTCGAGGTCACCTACCGGGGGCTGTGCCCGGCCTGCGCCTAG
- a CDS encoding cytochrome P450 family protein has product MTLNTAPTALPQPFGRDFPADPHAMYARLREQGSVHRVALPDGSPVWLVTREADVRQGLVDPRLSVNKRHSGTGFKGFALPPALDANLLNIDADDHLRLRRLVSQGFTPRHVESLRGSVQTAVDARVDRLVERMESEGRADVVEEFARPLPLTVIGELLAVPEAERGRFSGWVAGMLSPASREELASAIGAIHGFLLDLVAERRAHPGDDMLSDLIAARDDEDRLTENELVSLAFLLLMAGSENVQHLLGNGLLTLLTHPRELAALQARPDLLPQAVEELLRHSHPNHTAIRRFPTEPVEIGGVRIPAGDTVLFSLAAAHRDPARYPAPDRFDLDRADKAHLSLGHGLHYCLGAPLARMQVTLALGTLLRRLPSLRLACPVEEVPWTTTFRFHAVRELPVAVSAA; this is encoded by the coding sequence ATGACCCTGAACACCGCCCCGACGGCCCTTCCCCAGCCCTTCGGACGCGACTTCCCGGCCGACCCCCACGCCATGTACGCGCGGCTGCGCGAGCAGGGCTCGGTGCACCGCGTCGCGCTGCCGGACGGCTCGCCCGTATGGCTGGTGACCCGGGAGGCCGATGTCCGCCAGGGGCTCGTCGACCCGCGGCTGTCCGTCAACAAGAGGCACTCGGGTACCGGCTTCAAGGGTTTCGCCCTGCCCCCGGCGCTCGACGCGAACCTGCTGAACATCGACGCGGACGACCACCTGCGGCTGCGCCGCCTCGTGTCCCAGGGGTTCACCCCCCGCCACGTCGAGAGCCTGCGCGGCTCCGTCCAGACGGCGGTGGACGCGCGGGTCGACCGGCTCGTGGAGCGCATGGAATCCGAGGGCCGGGCCGATGTGGTGGAGGAGTTCGCCAGGCCCCTGCCACTCACGGTGATCGGCGAGCTGCTCGCCGTGCCCGAGGCCGAACGGGGGAGGTTCTCCGGCTGGGTCGCCGGCATGCTCTCACCGGCGTCCCGGGAGGAACTCGCCTCCGCGATCGGGGCCATCCACGGCTTCCTGCTCGATCTGGTGGCCGAGCGGCGCGCCCACCCCGGTGACGACATGCTGTCGGATCTGATCGCGGCCAGGGACGACGAGGACCGGCTCACCGAGAACGAGCTCGTCTCGCTGGCCTTCCTCCTCCTCATGGCAGGGAGCGAGAACGTCCAGCACCTGCTGGGCAACGGCCTCCTCACGCTGCTCACGCACCCCCGGGAGCTGGCGGCCCTGCAGGCCCGTCCGGATCTGCTGCCGCAGGCCGTGGAAGAGCTCTTGCGTCACTCCCACCCCAACCACACCGCGATCCGGCGGTTCCCGACCGAGCCCGTCGAGATCGGCGGCGTCCGGATCCCCGCGGGCGACACCGTGCTCTTCTCCCTCGCCGCCGCCCACCGCGACCCGGCGCGCTACCCCGCGCCGGACCGGTTCGACCTCGACCGGGCGGACAAGGCCCACCTCTCGCTCGGCCACGGGCTGCACTACTGCCTCGGTGCGCCGCTGGCCCGCATGCAGGTCACCCTCGCCCTGGGGACGCTCCTGCGCCGCCTGCCGTCCCTGCGGCTCGCGTGCCCCGTGGAGGAGGTCCCGTGGACCACCACCTTCAGGTTCCACGCCGTCCGGGAGCTTCCGGTCGCCGTATCGGCGGCCTAG
- a CDS encoding MAB_1171c family putative transporter: MNTLLYPLCSAVALVALVYKARVLRTDRSVPQVALVANFLLLFVIFTVSTPSVWVQVSEFAGIENFSGLLTQSCVVIMTVCQQLVLLHFSHGPEAARRKAVPRVVALGLVLVTMGVLFFAASAHGEAPHDFAVARAQFTPAYLVVYLAAFTANQVQVGVMGRRYSRIAPSPWLRRGLRMVALTLPFALLYTGARTADVLAAQLGHDGRAWEPLAQIGVAIAVIVQTVGWILPDWGPHLTALRDRLGHRIAHRALSPLHRSLTEHVPEPVLPFTRALDLRTRLYRMVIEIRDAQWALRTWMDADVAQLARQDAERAGLRDEELAAVVEAAQLRNAIDAKRRDLPPQRQPQTPMAAAPGDLAAELAFQRRLARAMSSPIAVRYAGHPKAPGTTPRKEPA, encoded by the coding sequence TTGAACACCCTTCTCTATCCGCTCTGTTCGGCCGTGGCCCTCGTGGCGCTCGTCTACAAGGCCCGGGTGCTGAGGACGGACCGCTCGGTCCCCCAGGTCGCCCTGGTCGCCAACTTCCTGCTGCTCTTCGTCATCTTCACCGTGTCCACCCCGTCCGTCTGGGTACAGGTCAGCGAGTTCGCCGGGATCGAGAACTTCTCCGGCCTCCTGACCCAGAGCTGCGTGGTGATCATGACCGTCTGTCAGCAGCTGGTGCTGCTGCACTTCAGCCACGGTCCGGAAGCGGCCCGCCGCAAGGCTGTCCCCCGCGTGGTGGCCCTGGGACTGGTGCTGGTCACCATGGGCGTGCTGTTCTTCGCGGCGTCGGCCCACGGCGAGGCGCCGCACGACTTCGCCGTCGCGCGGGCCCAGTTCACCCCCGCCTACCTCGTCGTCTACCTCGCCGCCTTCACGGCGAACCAGGTCCAGGTCGGTGTGATGGGCCGGCGGTACTCCAGGATCGCGCCGTCCCCGTGGCTGCGCCGCGGACTGCGCATGGTCGCCCTCACCCTGCCCTTCGCGCTCCTCTACACCGGAGCCCGGACCGCCGATGTCCTCGCGGCCCAGCTCGGCCACGACGGACGCGCCTGGGAGCCCCTCGCGCAGATCGGCGTGGCCATCGCCGTGATCGTCCAGACGGTCGGATGGATCCTGCCGGACTGGGGCCCGCACCTCACCGCTCTGCGCGACCGGCTGGGCCACCGGATCGCCCACCGCGCGCTGAGCCCCCTGCACCGCAGTCTCACCGAGCACGTACCGGAACCCGTCCTGCCGTTCACCCGTGCCCTTGACCTGCGCACCCGGCTGTACCGCATGGTGATCGAGATCCGCGACGCCCAGTGGGCACTGCGCACGTGGATGGACGCGGACGTGGCCCAGCTGGCCCGGCAGGACGCCGAACGGGCCGGCCTGCGCGACGAGGAACTCGCGGCCGTGGTGGAGGCGGCGCAGCTCAGGAACGCCATCGACGCGAAGCGCCGCGACCTCCCGCCCCAGCGGCAGCCGCAGACGCCCATGGCCGCGGCCCCCGGCGACCTCGCGGCCGAACTCGCCTTCCAGCGCAGACTGGCCCGCGCCATGTCCTCGCCCATCGCCGTCCGCTACGCCGGCCACCCGAAAGCCCCCGGCACCACACCACGCAAGGAACCCGCATGA
- a CDS encoding ImmA/IrrE family metallo-endopeptidase, with amino-acid sequence MRWRSKLGGPVGNPLAERCQERVRDLRLPPGEKLTIGELCAYVGTLRQRQVHIATLALPSAGPHGLWVSTDTRDYIFAEERLVPVHQQQVILHEIGHVVCDHDTSPVMTGDASRLLMPSLDPALVRRVMGREHGDSEAELEAELVGSLIGGLISTWNVHPTWTVPPEAREIAERLSSLESPVARDSA; translated from the coding sequence GTGCGCTGGCGATCAAAACTCGGCGGCCCTGTCGGCAACCCGCTGGCCGAACGGTGCCAGGAGAGGGTGCGGGACCTGCGCCTGCCGCCCGGGGAGAAGCTGACCATCGGCGAACTGTGCGCCTACGTCGGCACCCTGCGCCAACGGCAGGTGCATATCGCCACCCTCGCCCTTCCGTCCGCCGGGCCGCACGGACTGTGGGTCTCGACCGACACCCGGGACTACATCTTCGCCGAGGAGCGCCTGGTACCCGTCCATCAGCAGCAGGTGATCCTCCACGAGATCGGCCATGTCGTGTGCGATCACGACACCTCGCCCGTCATGACCGGGGACGCCTCGCGGCTGCTGATGCCCTCCCTCGACCCGGCGCTCGTCCGACGTGTCATGGGCCGCGAACACGGCGACTCCGAGGCCGAGCTGGAGGCCGAGCTGGTGGGTTCGCTGATCGGCGGGCTGATCAGCACGTGGAACGTCCACCCCACCTGGACCGTGCCGCCGGAAGCCCGGGAGATCGCCGAGAGGCTGAGCTCCCTGGAGTCGCCCGTGGCACGGGACTCGGCTTGA
- a CDS encoding helix-turn-helix domain-containing protein encodes MTNPENKPTGSLADKLNHLFGTTAPAGRGPYTGEEVARAITASGVPISGSYIWLLRKGQRDNPTLRHIEGLAKFFGVPPAYFFDDEVTDTVNSELALLAAMRDAQVQRVALRTAGLSEGSLRSIGELIERVRELEGLAEVPPEPGTGADG; translated from the coding sequence ATGACCAACCCCGAGAACAAGCCGACCGGCAGCCTGGCCGACAAGCTGAACCACCTGTTCGGCACCACGGCCCCGGCCGGCCGGGGCCCGTACACGGGCGAGGAGGTCGCACGTGCCATCACGGCCTCCGGAGTCCCCATCTCGGGCAGCTACATCTGGTTGCTGCGCAAGGGCCAGCGCGACAATCCGACGCTGCGGCACATCGAGGGTCTGGCGAAGTTCTTCGGCGTGCCGCCCGCCTACTTCTTCGACGACGAGGTGACCGACACCGTCAACTCCGAACTGGCCCTCCTGGCGGCCATGCGGGACGCCCAGGTCCAGCGGGTCGCACTGAGAACCGCCGGGCTGTCGGAGGGGAGCCTGCGCTCGATCGGTGAACTGATCGAACGGGTCCGCGAGTTGGAGGGCCTCGCTGAGGTGCCGCCCGAACCGGGGACCGGCGCCGACGGCTGA
- a CDS encoding thioesterase II family protein, producing MSKKSPWLVAYGPDPDAETRVVTFPHAGGSASYFRTWAEHLGPGCALQSVQYPGRENRLAEPLVPSMKQLAQGVAEALADGPADGRDTVFFGHSMGAAVAYETLRLLESWGSSPVTRLCVSGRELRASPEPAAPVVRDDEQLMASMTALGGTRSAVLDDPDLRDMVLGIVRNDYLLIDTYRREPEAAPLRVEVIALTGDRDPQVDLARIDEWASVTTGAYARHVFPGGHFYLADHVPRLLPIVTGGRTEG from the coding sequence ATGAGCAAGAAGTCCCCCTGGCTGGTGGCCTACGGGCCCGACCCGGACGCGGAGACCCGCGTGGTCACCTTCCCCCACGCGGGCGGCAGCGCGAGCTACTTCCGCACCTGGGCAGAGCACCTGGGCCCCGGCTGCGCGTTGCAGTCCGTCCAGTACCCGGGCCGGGAGAACCGGCTGGCCGAGCCGCTGGTCCCCTCGATGAAGCAGCTGGCACAGGGTGTGGCGGAGGCCCTGGCCGACGGGCCGGCCGACGGTCGCGACACGGTGTTCTTCGGCCACAGCATGGGAGCCGCGGTCGCCTACGAGACACTGCGGCTGCTGGAATCCTGGGGCTCTTCGCCCGTCACGCGCTTGTGCGTGTCGGGCCGGGAGCTGCGGGCCTCCCCCGAGCCGGCCGCCCCGGTTGTCCGCGACGACGAGCAGCTCATGGCCTCCATGACGGCACTCGGCGGCACCCGCTCGGCGGTCCTGGACGATCCCGACCTGCGGGACATGGTGCTGGGCATCGTCCGCAACGACTACCTCCTGATCGACACGTACCGCCGCGAACCGGAGGCCGCACCCCTGCGGGTCGAGGTCATCGCCCTGACCGGGGACCGTGATCCCCAGGTGGACCTCGCCCGGATCGACGAATGGGCCTCGGTCACCACCGGCGCGTACGCGCGGCACGTGTTCCCGGGAGGCCACTTCTATCTGGCCGACCACGTACCGCGATTGCTGCCGATCGTGACGGGCGGACGGACGGAGGGCTGA
- a CDS encoding ArsR/SmtB family transcription factor, translated as MVTLRLTVEDLSRIRFIGTLGAEFESRLAELRYAEPLQDEFSEWRRKVKRRLRRISTIAASAPPPAPRAATGPSPVGGYFHATAIEPFWGRIRSHLETERELFGRTALSGGVESALNRLHPTIDWDAPYLRVDNGQNAREIRLTGDGIVLAPSLFASRPLVLDPESGRQGLTTLVYNVPLDTESASSLWQAEEDGAAALRELLGHTRASVLESVRVPSSTGDISRRLHISKPSASKHVSVLRRSGLVATERKSNLVVHRLTHLGEAVLG; from the coding sequence TTGGTTACCCTCCGACTGACCGTCGAGGACCTGTCGCGAATACGTTTCATCGGCACTCTGGGGGCGGAGTTCGAATCCCGTCTCGCGGAGCTGAGATACGCGGAGCCGCTGCAGGACGAGTTCAGCGAGTGGCGTCGGAAGGTCAAGCGAAGACTGCGCCGGATCTCCACGATCGCCGCCTCGGCCCCGCCGCCCGCGCCCCGCGCCGCGACGGGCCCCTCCCCGGTCGGGGGGTACTTCCACGCCACGGCCATCGAACCGTTCTGGGGGCGCATACGCAGCCATCTGGAGACGGAGCGGGAGCTGTTCGGCCGGACGGCCCTCTCCGGCGGGGTGGAGAGCGCACTCAACCGGCTGCACCCGACCATCGACTGGGACGCGCCCTACTTACGGGTGGACAACGGACAGAACGCACGGGAGATACGACTCACCGGCGACGGGATCGTCCTCGCCCCCTCGCTGTTCGCCAGCCGCCCGCTCGTCCTGGACCCGGAGAGCGGACGGCAGGGGCTGACCACCCTCGTATACAACGTGCCGCTCGACACCGAGTCCGCCTCCTCCCTGTGGCAGGCCGAGGAGGACGGCGCCGCCGCCCTGCGCGAGCTGCTCGGGCACACCCGGGCGAGCGTCCTCGAAAGCGTCCGCGTACCCAGCTCCACCGGCGACATCTCCCGCCGCCTGCACATCTCGAAGCCGTCCGCGAGCAAGCACGTGAGCGTGCTCCGGCGGTCCGGGCTGGTAGCGACGGAGCGCAAGAGCAATCTCGTCGTACACCGCCTCACCCACCTCGGCGAAGCCGTTCTCGGCTAG
- a CDS encoding helix-turn-helix domain-containing protein: MAGGADSRDTGADADRTLAEKLDRLLTEEPGGRRPPSYEEVATAINIAAGERTISATYIWQLRTGKKTNPTKRHLESLARYFGVKPAYFLDDEEAERTDEQLSLLKALREADVRALALRANGLSPSSRRTIASLIGQLRELEGVDDPDTAPQADASQTGDADS, encoded by the coding sequence ATGGCTGGCGGCGCTGACAGCAGAGATACGGGGGCGGACGCCGACCGGACCCTCGCGGAGAAGCTGGATCGGCTCCTCACCGAGGAGCCCGGGGGCCGGCGTCCGCCGTCGTACGAGGAGGTCGCCACCGCGATCAACATCGCCGCCGGTGAGAGGACCATCAGCGCGACCTACATCTGGCAGCTGCGCACGGGCAAGAAGACCAACCCGACCAAGCGGCATCTCGAGTCGCTGGCCAGGTACTTCGGCGTCAAACCCGCCTACTTCCTCGACGACGAGGAGGCGGAGCGGACCGATGAGCAGCTGTCCCTCCTCAAAGCGCTCCGGGAAGCGGACGTACGCGCGCTCGCGCTGCGCGCCAACGGCCTCTCGCCTTCCAGCCGCCGCACCATCGCGAGCCTGATCGGCCAGCTGCGGGAACTGGAAGGCGTGGACGACCCGGACACCGCGCCGCAGGCGGACGCGTCGCAGACCGGTGACGCAGACTCCTGA
- a CDS encoding MFS transporter produces MARKDFTLLWASQAVSEFAYSTSLIALPLLVLTITGSPSQAGVIAFVDAVAMLLAGLPAGAVADRYDRRSVMLWCEGVLVAVFGVAALSLWVEVASLPVLVLLALVSGAATAVLLATGAAMVPALVPREELSGAVAMNSARTYAGQLVGTSAGGFLQAMRNALPFAFGGVAHAISFVLLLFIRPQPPAGRKGSRKWSSRDLVDGIRWISGRPFLRLGLLYATVTNFFYGAVYFVVIASAKTSGMSSGLVGVMAALLGVGGLLGALAAPRLQRVLTGSRPIFLVLWLFAVLTAGIALLPGSYTPGILLGVTAFTAPTASAYFTTYQLLLTPDTHRGRVMSVANICSSGGAAIAPLAGGAAFDLCGRPVTLLACSALLGVIALSAVLSPVMRRPPEAPAVEEVGEGTGTVSRSAR; encoded by the coding sequence ATGGCCAGGAAGGACTTCACTCTGCTGTGGGCGAGCCAGGCGGTCAGCGAGTTCGCCTACAGCACCTCCCTGATCGCGCTGCCCCTGCTGGTGCTGACGATCACCGGGTCCCCCTCGCAGGCGGGCGTCATCGCCTTCGTGGACGCCGTCGCGATGCTGCTCGCCGGCCTGCCGGCGGGCGCCGTGGCCGACCGCTACGACCGGCGGTCGGTGATGCTCTGGTGCGAGGGGGTGCTGGTCGCGGTGTTCGGCGTCGCGGCGCTGTCCTTGTGGGTGGAGGTGGCGTCGCTGCCGGTCCTGGTGCTGCTGGCCCTGGTGAGCGGCGCCGCCACCGCGGTGCTGCTCGCCACTGGCGCGGCGATGGTGCCGGCCCTGGTCCCCAGGGAGGAACTGTCCGGCGCCGTCGCGATGAACTCGGCGCGCACGTACGCCGGCCAGCTCGTCGGCACCTCGGCGGGCGGCTTCCTGCAGGCGATGCGGAACGCGCTGCCGTTCGCCTTCGGCGGCGTCGCCCACGCGATCAGCTTCGTCCTGCTGCTCTTCATCCGGCCGCAGCCGCCCGCCGGACGGAAAGGGTCCCGGAAGTGGTCCTCCCGGGACCTGGTGGACGGCATCCGCTGGATATCCGGGCGTCCTTTCCTCCGGCTGGGCCTGCTCTACGCGACGGTCACGAACTTCTTCTACGGAGCGGTCTACTTCGTGGTGATCGCCTCGGCGAAGACGAGCGGGATGAGCTCGGGCCTGGTCGGCGTGATGGCCGCGCTCCTGGGGGTCGGCGGGCTGCTGGGCGCACTGGCCGCACCCAGGCTCCAGCGGGTGCTGACCGGTTCCCGTCCCATCTTCCTCGTGCTGTGGCTCTTCGCCGTGCTGACCGCGGGGATCGCGCTGCTGCCGGGCAGTTACACGCCGGGGATCCTGCTGGGGGTCACCGCCTTCACCGCGCCGACCGCCAGCGCCTACTTCACGACCTACCAGCTGCTGCTCACTCCGGACACCCATCGCGGCCGGGTGATGAGCGTGGCGAACATCTGCAGTTCGGGCGGCGCCGCGATCGCGCCGCTCGCCGGGGGCGCCGCCTTCGACTTGTGTGGACGGCCCGTCACACTGCTGGCCTGCTCGGCGCTGCTGGGCGTCATCGCCCTGTCTGCCGTGCTGAGCCCGGTCATGCGCCGCCCTCCGGAGGCTCCGGCCGTGGAGGAGGTGGGCGAGGGGACGGGCACGGTGTCGCGGTCGGCGCGGTGA
- a CDS encoding TauD/TfdA family dioxygenase: protein MDQNETDAVADLADRFLAGRRGWEPLILADEIRAESERLPLGIRQFLVACRTAEEPVITVANLPVDEGLVPTPASWQVAEKEGAAVREELVLLLIASVLGDPFAWANQQNGRLVHDVCPARGQESSLTSASSETQLTLHTEDVFHACRGDYVALMCLRNPDRVGTTVAGLDSRSLPEPLREVLQQERFRFYPDDSHAVPPRYSGGRPVAREEREHEVASVLFGPADAPYLRIDADFTSALPGDAEAGKAMEECAELLNASAERVVLSPGEAVFLDNYRVVHGRDVFVPRYDGADRWLKRTSVVRDLRRTFVHTRSRSRVLG, encoded by the coding sequence TTGGACCAGAACGAAACGGACGCGGTGGCCGATCTGGCGGACCGCTTCCTCGCCGGCCGCCGGGGCTGGGAGCCGCTCATCCTCGCGGACGAGATCAGGGCGGAGTCCGAGCGGCTGCCGCTCGGGATACGGCAGTTCCTCGTGGCCTGCCGGACCGCCGAGGAGCCCGTCATCACGGTGGCGAACCTTCCCGTCGACGAGGGCCTCGTGCCGACCCCGGCGAGCTGGCAGGTCGCCGAGAAGGAGGGGGCGGCGGTCCGGGAGGAGCTGGTGCTGCTGCTGATCGCCTCCGTGCTCGGGGATCCCTTCGCCTGGGCGAACCAGCAGAACGGCCGGCTGGTGCACGACGTCTGCCCGGCCAGGGGCCAGGAGTCCTCGCTGACCAGCGCGAGCAGCGAAACCCAGCTCACCCTGCACACCGAGGACGTGTTCCACGCCTGCCGGGGGGACTACGTGGCCCTGATGTGCCTGCGCAACCCCGACCGGGTGGGCACGACCGTCGCGGGGCTCGACTCCCGCTCCCTGCCGGAGCCGCTGCGGGAGGTGCTGCAGCAGGAGCGCTTCCGTTTCTACCCGGACGACTCGCATGCGGTCCCACCCCGGTACTCCGGCGGGCGGCCCGTCGCCCGGGAGGAGCGCGAGCACGAGGTGGCCTCCGTACTGTTCGGCCCCGCCGATGCCCCGTACCTGCGGATCGACGCGGACTTCACCAGTGCGCTGCCCGGTGACGCGGAGGCCGGGAAGGCCATGGAGGAGTGCGCCGAGCTGCTGAACGCGTCCGCCGAGCGGGTCGTGCTGAGCCCGGGCGAGGCCGTCTTCCTGGACAACTACCGGGTGGTGCACGGCCGGGACGTGTTCGTGCCGCGGTATGACGGCGCGGACCGGTGGCTCAAGCGCACCAGCGTGGTCCGCGACCTGCGGCGCACGTTCGTGCACACGCGGTCCCGCTCCCGCGTGCTGGGCTGA